A portion of the Ricinus communis isolate WT05 ecotype wild-type chromosome 10, ASM1957865v1, whole genome shotgun sequence genome contains these proteins:
- the LOC8279595 gene encoding cyclin-dependent protein kinase inhibitor SMR14, producing the protein MFSSSDTFISYLTMSHSDLFLVKEYNEEMEFNFSQRPGFQFQDGIISHQCHHQDQDKEQEQEREQEAAKVEITEKVKEECKRTASSAESTSPVTLGELKATNDDDDDEEDNDGFKTPTSLDHKIPVTKQCPPAPGKPKIPPSAKRKARHTNVRRRNLQLDLCQELESLFPRTILDDFYNKMKKARRDDR; encoded by the coding sequence ATGTTCTCTTCTTCTGACACTTTCATCTCCTACTTAACTATGTCCCATTCTGATTTGTTTCTCGTTAAAGAGTATAACGAAGAGATGGAATTCAACTTCTCCCAAAGACCCGGATTCCAATTCCAGGATGGAATTATTTCTCATCAGTGCCACCACCAAGATCAAGataaagaacaagaacaagaacgAGAACAAGAAGCAGCCAAGGTTGAAATTACAGAAAAAGTGAAAGAAGAATGCAAGCGTACAGCTTCTTCTGCAGAATCTACAAGCCCTGTAACTTTAGGAGAGCTGAAGGCAacaaatgatgatgatgatgatgaagaagataATGATGGATTCAAGACTCCGACATCTTTGGATCACAAAATCCCAGTAACCAAACAATGCCCGCCTGCACCAGGAAAACCCAAGATTCCGCCGTcggcaaaaagaaaagcacGGCACACAAATGTACGAAGAAGAAATCTACAGCTTGATCTATGTCAAGAACTTGAATCGCTATTTCCTAGGACGATTCTTGATGATTTCTATAACAAGATGAAGAAAGCTCGAAGAGATGATCGATGA